The DNA sequence TGGTTGTTTTTTATGGCCGATAGCTCGACAGTTCTTTCTTATTTCAGCGAAGCAGCCTCGAAGTATTCCTGCGGGATCGGGCTGATGGAAACCACGAAGCAGGCTTTTTCATTCTCATCCCCTACGTCATCCGCGGCATAATCATCTGCGCGCAGGATGCCGTCATAGAACAGACGGCCCTGGATTTTCTTTTCAGCGCCGCAGACGATCTTTTCCACAACAAGGTTGCCATGGAGCTGGATGTCCCCTGAACTGTCCACTGCCCTGCAGCAGATGCCCGCCCTGTTCTGGCTGCTACTGATGGTGACAACATCATTGCAGATTATCCCCAGAGCAGTCTGAACCTTGAAATATTTATTCTTGTGGGGACTTTCATGATATTTTGAAGATGAGAGCCTGAATGCCTTACCAGTAAGAATCATCCCCGGGCTGTTGACTTCCACTTTCAGTTCACCGCAGTCTGCGACATCCACGACTCCTTCCGGGTAAAACCGTCCTCTGGAATCCAGCAGCGTGGTATCCGGACCCAGTTTTTCAACTCTGCGAGTGGCTCCGGCCAGGAATTTATTATTAACCATCTCGCCGCAGCCAGAGAGATTCGTGCCTGATTTGAGATTGAGATCAATACTGATTTCAACCGGTTTTTTGTCGTATGGGCTCCAGCCATTATCCACTTTGACTTGATACTGGCCCTTGAGTTCTTCTTTAGCGGTCTTGATGTGAGCCTTGTCATTGGCATCCCAGGCAGTTTCCGGTTTGTGCTGATAGCCATTGTGATGGTAACAGAGAACAGCCCATCTGCCGAAGGGGTCTTTCTGGCAGACCGGGCCTTCCTCAACTTTGATCTGGAAATTAGTGTCATTGACCGCCTCGGATTCATACTTATATACCCGCCAGACCTTTTTAACGTCTCCGAATATCCTGCAGGGGACTGAGCAGTTTTCATAAAACAGATGGGTCCTGCCTGTATCCAGGCCGGAATTGAAGAATGGGCCGTTATTCACTTTTTTCAGAGGATGCTGGAAGGAGGCGAAAGTGATTTCATCCCCGCAGTTTCCGCTTGCAGGATGTGAACCGTTTGAGCCGGACATGATCGGTTCGGAATGTTCTTCCACTTTGTGTCCGCCTTTGGTTTCTCCAGGTTCGCAGGCATTGAGAAGGATTTTTTCCTGGCTTTTTTCATGCACCTGGCCTCCGCCCTTGCGGCAGGATGGGGCACCCTTCGACTCTTCGGCTCCGGTCAGGGAAATAAGTTCAGCGGCATGATTTTTTTCTTGTGAGGCTCCGTTTCCGGCCAGCGAGAGAATGTTTTTCGCTTCCCATGGTTCGTTGTCAGCAACGAAATTGTCGGTATCTTCAGGCTTGAATGCCTGATCCATGGATTCGTCCCACCCGGGGATCAGCGATGCTGGGGAATTGGTTTTGGACTTGTCGGAAAGCAGATCGCTGGTCTTTTGTTTGATGCCGTCGGCCCAGTCCTCATGGCCAGAATAAAGAGGGAAGAGATTGACGAGCGCTTCTTTGCCTCCAATCGAAATGCCTTCGCTCGGGTCACCGATGTTCGGCTTGTTGCTGACGAAGAAATGGTCGCCTGTATTGAAATCCTTTTTGGAGTCATTGATTCCCGCCACCATCATCACATATCTGTTTCCGACCGGGCGGACATCTGATATTTTAACGCCAAAGCACTGGGTGACGTCCTTGACGAATGGGTTCAGCTTCAGCTTACTGCCTGTCCCCTTGAATGTCACCCTGGCATTGATGGTCAGCCGCTTGGTGCGATCGCCGAATTTATCAGACAGATCCTTATGCAGTTTCAGGCTTTCCGAGACAGCAGCCTCGATTTTGATCTCGAAACAGCAGGTGTCGATCAGGTTTTTTCCGCTGTCATTATTATTCATGTCATCGACGAGCCCCGACAATGCTGATTTGTAAGGCTCTTTCAGATCGTTGAATGTCAGCAGCTTAACCGTAGCTTCGTCTCTGACCATTGCTTCGCGGATCAATCCGTCCCTGTTCATGTTCTCTTCGATCTGTGCCAGCGCAGCCTGGATCGCGGCGTCTGCGATGTAGCCGGCCCGCAGATGGTCCGCGCTCCTGAATGTGAAACTGAGCTCATGCTGTGCCGATTTGTTCAGGTAGATTCCCAGCATGGACAGAACCAGCAGCAGTACCAGAACGAGAGGCAGTGCGATTCCTTTTTTACTCATATACTCCCCCTTAAACTGAAGATACTCAGATACGGCAACTGGATACTCCGCACTAATGCTTGTAAATTAATTATTGATTGAAACGATGCGAATCTGAAGTTTCAACCTGCTTCATCCTGCTTCTTTATATTTGTTGTTGATGAATTCAAAATCACAGACTGAAGCGGAATGCAGCTGAATGAAACTTCAAACCCCTGCGTTTCGAAGGATAATGAAAAGAGAAGAAAGACACAGGAGGGAATTATGGAGAAAGCTTGGATTTCAGTATTTGTTTTTCTGGTCGCAACGAATGCATGGCCTATGGATCTTGAAGGGATCAGCGAAAACCGGCTGATCCGTTTCAATCAGGCTGTCAGGACTGCCGAACAGGAAGGGGCGACTTACAGGATGTCGCTTGAAGCTGCACCTGCCGGAATTATTTATGAGAGCATCTGCGGACTGGTTTTTCCAAAGTCGATTTCCGAAAATGCCTCTATCCTCAACTTGAAAGTATCGAAAAACCTGCCTGCGAAACTGGACTGGCGGGAAATGAAGGCGGTCAGCACTCCTAAAAATCAGGGTGAGACTATGTACTGCTGGGCATTCTCTTTGACCGGCGGGCTGGAATCTCAGGTGATGATGAAGGGAAACCCTGAACTTAACCTGTCAGAGCAGGATCTGATCAACTGCAATCAGAACGGCTACAACAGCCAGACCGGAGGATTTCTGGATGCAGCTCAGTGTCTGCAGGACAAAGGTCTCCCTCTGGAAAAGGACTGCCCTTACATCGGGACAGATGGAAACTGCACGGACGACCTGTCCAGGCCTTATAAAATCACAGGCTGGAAAATGCTTGCCACGGATCAGAGCAATCCTGCAGATACGGATTTGATCAAGCAGGCGATCATGGATTACGGACCTATCTGCTGCGGCATGACCATTGACGGGAATTTCATGTATTACAGCGGGGGAGTTTACAACCATGACGCCACAGGAGATCCCAACCATGCCGTGATACTCGTGGGCTGGGACGAGTCGATGGGGCAGGTCGGCTGCTGGATTCTCAAGAATTCCAGCGGTACCCAGTGGGGCGAAGGCGGATTCATGTACATAGAATACGGCAAATCAAGGGTTGGTGTTGTGCCGACAGTGATGAACATGAACTGATCAGAATCAACTCGTTCGGAAAATTATTTGCGATGGGGATTGTTTTTTAAGCCTGATTTCAGGCAGAAAATCAGTATTTCGTAATCCACTTGATTCCGGTCACAGGCCTGCCCAGTTCGTCGCCGAAGCGGGCGAAGAATCCCCATGATCCATCGATATCAGCTACTTTGAGCAGGAGATTATTCATGCCCTTTTCCAGATGCAGCTTCACTCCTGCGTCATCGGGGCCTGCCGCGTGCGGGCCGAAGTAGCTGTAAATTTCGTGCCCGTTCAGATAGATGATGATCGAGTCGTCATATCCGATCCAGAGAGTGGAATCGCATTCCTGGGTAGCTTCTACACGGGAAAATGCGCAGGCTGTAGCGTGATTCACTTTTCCGCAGCCGGAAAAAAGGTTCACGAAACTCTGTTCAGACCTGATGCGTTTCCAGACCAGATTTTTATAATTTGCTCCTTCATCAGGAGTTTTACCTGGATCCCAGTCCGTCTGTGAAAAAGCCTCTTCTATCGTATCGCCGCTATAAGGGATTGGGCCGAGTATCAGCCAGTCCCGGTTGAATTCGAGATCTTGCCAGGGCCTGCTGCAGAATTCAGTCCACATTCTGGAAGTGATATGCTCTGACATGATGTGACGATAAAAATCGAGCCAGCTTGTCTCGTTCCGCGGCCGCCGATAATGGGGATC is a window from the Candidatus Wallbacteria bacterium genome containing:
- a CDS encoding C1 family peptidase yields the protein MEKAWISVFVFLVATNAWPMDLEGISENRLIRFNQAVRTAEQEGATYRMSLEAAPAGIIYESICGLVFPKSISENASILNLKVSKNLPAKLDWREMKAVSTPKNQGETMYCWAFSLTGGLESQVMMKGNPELNLSEQDLINCNQNGYNSQTGGFLDAAQCLQDKGLPLEKDCPYIGTDGNCTDDLSRPYKITGWKMLATDQSNPADTDLIKQAIMDYGPICCGMTIDGNFMYYSGGVYNHDATGDPNHAVILVGWDESMGQVGCWILKNSSGTQWGEGGFMYIEYGKSRVGVVPTVMNMN